TGCTGCATACCTACTGAAATTTCTGAAATTTTAGCGTTTGGATCTACTTTCAGACCATACCTTTCAGAAATATCCCGAATATCTTTTTCAGCTTTTTTAATATCCACAGTTGCACCGGATTTCGGCTCTCTTCCGAGAATGATATTCTCCGTTACAGTGAATGTATCAACGAGCATAAAATGCTGATGAACCATCCCGATTCCAAGATCATTGGCGATGTTCGGATTGGTAATATTCACCTTTTGCCCTTTTACACGGATTTCTCCCTGCTCAGGCTGGTATAAGCCGAATAACACGTTCATTAATGTCGACTTACCTGCTCCATTTTCACCAAGAAGCGCATGAATTTCACCTTTTTTGAGCTGGAGGGTTATGTTGTCATTTGCTACGATGCCTGGGAATTCTTTACGGATATTCAGCATCTCAATTACATAATCCATTTCTAATCACTCCTTGCATAGACTAGGGATATTTATCTAGTAGTTAGAGGTCAGACCTTCACTACTCAGAAAAAAAAGGGTTTCCCCGAATAAAAATCTAAATGAAAGATAGAAATTTTCTATACTTCAATTAAATTTCTATTAATATATCAACCTATTTTCAGGAGGATAAGCGGCCGGATATCCCCGGCCACTCCCTTCTTGTTCAATTAGTTAGCTGAGAAAGCTTCCGCATCTTTAATAGATTCTGGAACTTTTACGTCTCCGCTAGTAATCTTTTCTTTCCATTCATCTACTTTTTTCATGACTTCATCTTTATTGGAAAGTTCGTCATTTAATTCAGCAAGTCCTACGCCATCTTCTTTAAGTCCGTAAAGGATTTGCTCCCCACCAGGGAAATTTCCTTCTTTCGCTTTAGTGGAAAGATCCACTACTGCGTTATCAACGCGCTTAAGTGCCGATGTAAGGATGATATTATGATCTCCTACTTTACCTTCTGCTGATTGGTCGGAGTCAACACCGATTGCCCAAAGTTCACGTGAAGGATCTTTTTCTTTCAGGTCACGTGCTTCTTTGAATAATCCATTACCCGTTCCACCAGCTGCGTGGAAGATTACGTCAACATCTTGAGTATACATTTTTGATGCGATTGTTTGTCCAAGTTCAGCTTTGTCGAATGCACCCGCATAGTCTGCAACGATTTCTGCATCAGGATTGACCGCTTTAACACCAGCAATGAAACCAGCGTGGAAGCGTTCGATAACCGGAATTTCCATACCACCGATGAATCCGATTTTGTTCGTTTTAGTCGCAAGTCCTGCTGTCACTCCAGCAAGGAAGGAAGCTTCCTGCTCTTTGAACATGATGCTTGCAACGTTTGGTTGATCGACAACAGCATCAACGATTGCGAAGTGTGAATCTTTTTGTTGTTGTGCAATTTCAGTGATTGCACCTTCCATAAGGAAACCGATACCATATACTAAGTCAAAATCTTGACGAGCTAATTTGTTTAAGTTCGTAGCATAGTCAGCATCTGATTGTGACTGTAAGTAGTCAAATCCATCTTTACCTTTTTCCAAGTCGTTCTCTTTACCGAAGGCTTTCAGACCTTCCCATGCTGATTGGTTGAAAGACTTATCATCTACTCCACCAACATCTGTAACCATTGCTACTGTAAATTGATCTTCTTTCTTGCCATCGCCACTAGATGCACCTTCTTTGTCCTCGCTTGTTCCACAAGCACCTAATAATGTACCTGCTGCCAGAACAAATGATAACGCTAAACCGAATTTACGTTTTTTCACCTAGAGTACCCCCTATTATTGTAATAAATTAGTAGTAAGATGGATTGCTGTTATACGCGCTTTCTTAATACCTGGAAGCTAAATTTGTCTGATCTGAAGTAGTTTACGGAATAAAGGATCGGCTCATCGTTTTCATCAAAATGCATTTGCTTCAGAACGAGTAAGGCCGTTTCCGGCTCGCAATTTAGAATAGGGGAGATTTTATCGTGATATCCCATTGGTTCAATTTGTGCGACCGCGTGGGTAATTCTCTTATTCTCCCGTTTTTCTAAAACAGTGAAAATCGAATTATCCTCATGTGTGAAATTCCTCGGCATGACTTTCTCAGGAATTTTGTCCACACAATATACAACCGGTTCCCCGTTTGCCGTTCGAACCCTTTCAATGAGGATCACGTCGTCCTCTTCATTGCAAGTAAACCTCTTCACATCATCCTCAGTAGCTTCTTGAGTTGTTGAGCTTAAGAAAATGGTCCCTGGCTCCATACCAGCCTGCTTGATCATGTTCGTTACACTGTTCAGCTGCTCTATACCAGAAGTGAAGAGCGGCTTGGCGTTTACAAATGTACCTACACCATGACGTCGTACGATGACACTTTCTTCCTCAAGAATCCTGAGAGCTTCCCTAAGAGTAGCCCTACTTACACCTAATTGTTTGGAAAGATCGAATTCAGATGGGAGTTTTTCTTTTTCTTTGTAAATTCCCGCCTCGATATCCTTCTTCAAACGGTCAATTACTTGTAAGTATAAATGCCGATTGTCTGTTTTTATTGTCACTGGAACCACCACCACATTTTCTCAAGACATCAGACCTCTGATGTATATCTTTCCTACTAATCGAAAATACTATAACACTTTTCTTTTGATAAAGGAATAGCATTGTGTGATTTTGTCGAAAAAAATGATTAGAATGACAATTTAAAATCCTTTTCTGTAAAAAAATTGAAAAAATCGTTGATTAAATGGGCCTAAATGGGATATATTAACTACTTTTTTACAGTGGTACCGTTTTCCGTTATCATTTTTTACATACTCTAAACAAAGGCATTACATTTGTAAACGCTTTTAATAGTATAACACATTCGTGGATAAACCCGCATTCCTTTCGTTAAAGCGTTTTCAAACGGGATATTTCCCTCATTTCCCTAACAAAAAAAGGCATGGTACCCCATTCAATTAGAATAGAGTAACACACCTTGGATTAGGAACTTTGCTCTTCTGATGGCTTGCCGACCAGGACGGTTCTGGGCTTACTGCCTTCATAAGGACCTACGACTCCCCTTACTTCCATTTCATCGATCAACCTCGCGGCCCTCGTGTAGCCGATCCGGAATCTTCTTTGAAGCATAGAAACGGATGCTGTCTGCATTTCCGCGATCAACTGGACGGCATCATGATATAATTCGTCTTCCGCTTCCCCTGACTTCTCATCCTCCTGAACTTCATCGGGAATCATTTCCTCCTGATATTGAGCCTTTTGCTGAGAGATGACAAAGTCTACGATTTCTTCCACTTCTTCATCTGATAAAAACGCACCTTGCACCCTTGTTGGCTTGGATGCCCCAACTGGCATGAAGAGCATATCTCCCCTTCCCAATAGCTTTTCCGCTCCACCGGAATCCAGAATAGTTCTGGAATCGGTTTGGGACGATACGGCGAAAGCAATCCGGGACGGAATATTGGCCTTGATGACCCCTGTGATGACGTCTACCGATGGGCGCTGCGTCGCAATGATAAGATGGATCCCGGCAGCACGTGCCATCTGTGCAAGCCTTGTGATGGCATCCTCCACGTCGCTCGAGGCTACCATCATGAGATCCGCCAGCTCGTCTACAATCACTACGATATAAGGCAGCAGAGGCTGTTTATCTTCATTTTCTATATTCTGTCTCTTAACGTAGTCATTGTATCCTTCAATATTCCTGGTTCCCGTATGAGAGAATAACTCATACCTGCGCTCCATCTCACTAACAACCTTCTTTAAAGCCTGGGACGCTTTCTTGGCATCTGTTACAACGGGTGCCAGGAGATGTGGAACTCCATTGTATACGTTCAGTTCAACCATTTTCGGGTCGATCATCATCAGTTTAACTTCATGGGGCTTTGCCCTCATGAGTATACTTGTGATGATCCCATTGATACATACACTCTTACCGCTCCCTGTTGCTCCCGCTACCAGTAAATGAGGCATCTTATTCAGCTCAGCGAGTACCGCTTCACCGGTGATATCACGCCCCAAGCCAATTTGCAGTTTCGCATCGGGTTTGTTATGCTCCTTCGCTTCAAGAACCTCCCGCAGGGATACCATGGCCACTTCCGAGTTCGGAACCTCAATACCGATGGCCGACTTACCCGGAATCGGAGCTTCAATCCGAATATCTTTCGCTGCAAGGGCCAGCGCCAGATCATCACTCAGGTTGACGATCCTGCTTACTTTCACGCCTACATCTGGATGTACTTCATACTTTGTGACTGCTGGGCCAAGATGGACTTGAGTCACTTTTGCCTTTACCCCGAAGCTTTGGAATGTTCTTTCAAGCTTTGCCGCGTTGGCATGAATCAATTGATATTCGTTACTCTGATCCGTTTTTCTAGGGGTTTTTAATAAAGAGATCGATGGAAGCTTGTAATCTTTATTTTCCACTTCTGTAAAGGTGATTGGCGGGGCTGCTTCTGCTTCCCCTTCCGTATCGCCCTCTTTCCTTGTCGAAGCCTCTTTATCATTACTAGTCCCGGCACCTGGAGTTACGGCCTCTTCTTTTGATGGTGATCCACCATATGCACGCTCTGCGAAATTCGAGATGATCGGTTCCCGCGTTTCTTCTTCCTCGGAGACCATTGGTTCAGGCGATTCTTCCCTTTTCATTGGTTCATCTTTCTTTTTCTTCTCTTTTACTTCTTTTTTCTTGGATTGCTCTTCCTTCCAGTCGCTCATATCCTGTTTAAATGCTGACCATTGCCCACTCATGAAGGCACCAAAGCGTTTCCCTGCTCTTCCAAGTACGTCCCCGATGGATTTACCAGTCACAAGGATGATGCCGATCATAATGAACGTTGCGCTGACGATCCTTGCCCCCTGTGAATCAAATAGGAAGTAGGAAACCGCAAACAGGATGCTGCCGATCATCCCTCCTCCAAGATCGGACGTACTGGATTCACCGTTGACGTCCATCCAATATAAGTCCCACGTATTCATGATGACACTGGGATTAGAGAATGATCCGCCATTTGAAAGGAGATCAAATAATTTCACATGACTTAATAGGAGGAAACTGGCAA
The DNA window shown above is from Rossellomorea vietnamensis and carries:
- a CDS encoding BMP family lipoprotein, with translation MKKRKFGLALSFVLAAGTLLGACGTSEDKEGASSGDGKKEDQFTVAMVTDVGGVDDKSFNQSAWEGLKAFGKENDLEKGKDGFDYLQSQSDADYATNLNKLARQDFDLVYGIGFLMEGAITEIAQQQKDSHFAIVDAVVDQPNVASIMFKEQEASFLAGVTAGLATKTNKIGFIGGMEIPVIERFHAGFIAGVKAVNPDAEIVADYAGAFDKAELGQTIASKMYTQDVDVIFHAAGGTGNGLFKEARDLKEKDPSRELWAIGVDSDQSAEGKVGDHNIILTSALKRVDNAVVDLSTKAKEGNFPGGEQILYGLKEDGVGLAELNDELSNKDEVMKKVDEWKEKITSGDVKVPESIKDAEAFSAN
- a CDS encoding GntR family transcriptional regulator, which encodes MTIKTDNRHLYLQVIDRLKKDIEAGIYKEKEKLPSEFDLSKQLGVSRATLREALRILEEESVIVRRHGVGTFVNAKPLFTSGIEQLNSVTNMIKQAGMEPGTIFLSSTTQEATEDDVKRFTCNEEDDVILIERVRTANGEPVVYCVDKIPEKVMPRNFTHEDNSIFTVLEKRENKRITHAVAQIEPMGYHDKISPILNCEPETALLVLKQMHFDENDEPILYSVNYFRSDKFSFQVLRKRV
- a CDS encoding DNA translocase FtsK, with the translated sequence MAKRKKRKKRSQTGSALKQTIKYEIIGLILSALSLISIIELGAVGKALVYFYRFFLGEWYMIALLWMLYVAGYLMIKREVPMLFSRRLVGVYIIIASFLLLSHVKLFDLLSNGGSFSNPSVIMNTWDLYWMDVNGESSTSDLGGGMIGSILFAVSYFLFDSQGARIVSATFIMIGIILVTGKSIGDVLGRAGKRFGAFMSGQWSAFKQDMSDWKEEQSKKKEVKEKKKKDEPMKREESPEPMVSEEEETREPIISNFAERAYGGSPSKEEAVTPGAGTSNDKEASTRKEGDTEGEAEAAPPITFTEVENKDYKLPSISLLKTPRKTDQSNEYQLIHANAAKLERTFQSFGVKAKVTQVHLGPAVTKYEVHPDVGVKVSRIVNLSDDLALALAAKDIRIEAPIPGKSAIGIEVPNSEVAMVSLREVLEAKEHNKPDAKLQIGLGRDITGEAVLAELNKMPHLLVAGATGSGKSVCINGIITSILMRAKPHEVKLMMIDPKMVELNVYNGVPHLLAPVVTDAKKASQALKKVVSEMERRYELFSHTGTRNIEGYNDYVKRQNIENEDKQPLLPYIVVIVDELADLMMVASSDVEDAITRLAQMARAAGIHLIIATQRPSVDVITGVIKANIPSRIAFAVSSQTDSRTILDSGGAEKLLGRGDMLFMPVGASKPTRVQGAFLSDEEVEEIVDFVISQQKAQYQEEMIPDEVQEDEKSGEAEDELYHDAVQLIAEMQTASVSMLQRRFRIGYTRAARLIDEMEVRGVVGPYEGSKPRTVLVGKPSEEQSS